One genomic window of Monodelphis domestica isolate mMonDom1 chromosome 1, mMonDom1.pri, whole genome shotgun sequence includes the following:
- the NKX2-1 gene encoding homeobox protein Nkx-2.1 — translation MSMSPKHTTPFSVSDILSPLEESYKKVGMEGSNLGAPLAAYRQSQVAQPAMQQHPMGHNGTVTAAYHMTAAGVPQLSHTAMGGYCNGNLSNMSELPPYQETMRNSASATGWYGANADPRFPSISRFMGPTSGMNMSGMGGLGPLGDVSKNIAPLQSAPRRKRRVLFSQAQVYELERRFKQQKYLSAPEREHLASMIHLTPTQVKIWFQNHRYKMKRQAKDKAAQQQMQQDSGSCQQQQQSPRRVAVPVLVKDGKPCQAGSNAPSAAGLQGHQQQGSAATAITVSSNGTSLSQHSNHQSSSAGQSPDLAQHSASPSSLQSQVSSLSHLNSSSSDYGAAMSCSTLLYGRTW, via the exons ATGTCGATGAGTCCAAAGCATACGACTCCTTTCTCTGTGTCTGACATCTTGAGTCCCCTGGAGGAAAGCTACAAGAAAGTGGGCATGGAGGGGAGTAACCTTGGGGCTCCGCTAGCGGCATACAGACAGAGCCAGGTAGCCCAACCGGCTATGCAGCAGCATCCGATGGGTCACAACGGGACCGTGACTGCCGCCTACCATATGACTGCTGCTGGGGTCCCCCAGCTCTCGCACACCGCTATGGGGGGCTACTGCAACGGCAACCTCAGCAACATGAGCGAGCTGCCTCCCTACCAGGAGACCATGAGGAACAGCGCCTCGGCCACAGGCTGGTATGGGGCCAACGCGGACCCACGCTTCCCATCCA TCTCCCGCTTCATGGGCCCCACAAGCGGCATGAACATGAGCGGCATGGGAGGCCTGGGCCCTCTGGGGGACGTGAGCAAGAACATAGCTCCACTGCAGAGCGCGCCGAGGCGAAAGCGCCGGGTCCTCTTCTCCCAGGCGCAGGTGTACGAACTGGAGCGGCGCTTCAAGCAGCAAAAGTACCTGTCGGCTCCTGAGAGAGAACACCTGGCCAGCATGATCCACCTCACACCAACCCAAGTTAAAATCTGGTTCCAAAACCACCGCTACAAGATGAAGCGGCAGGCCAAGGACAAGGCCGCCCAACAGCAGATGCAGCAGGACAGCGGCTCCTGCCAACAACAGCAGCAGTCCCCGCGGAGGGTGGCAGTGCCGGTCTTGGTCAAGGATGGCAAGCCATGCCAGGCGGGCTCCAACGCCCCCAGCGCTGCTGGCCTCCAAGGCCACCAGCAGCAGGGGTCCGCGGCTACGGCCATTACTGTGTCCAGCAACGGCACCAGCCTAAGCCAGCACTCGAACCACCAGTCTAGCAGCGCTGGTCAGTCCCCGGATCTGGCCCAGCACTCCGCCAGTCCTTCGTCCCTCCAAAGCCAAGTGTCCAGCTTGTCCCACCTGAACTCTTCGAGCTCGGACTATGGCGCTGCCATGtcctgttctaccttgctatacGGTAGGACCTGGTGA